The DNA region AACCCGCCACTGAGGGCGGGTTTTCGGTGGTGGAGTCAAGGGGGATCGAACCCCTGACCTCGTCATTGCGAACGACGCGCTCTCCCAGCTGAGCTATGACCCCACGCGCGCTGCCCGGATGGGCGAGAGGGAATCTACCACGCGCCCCGGTGTGCTGCAAGGGTGACCGGCACGTCCGGACACGGTCACCTTGCTCCGTGCGGGCAGGGCTTACACTCGCACGCATGAGCGCGCCCGCCACCCCGGCCCCGACCCAGCGTCCCGCTGAGGACCGCTACGCGTACAAGTTCGGCCAGGAGGGCATCACCTTCGACGACGTGCTGCTGCAGCCGCGGCACTCGCAGGTGCTGCCCCACCAGGTGAGCGTCGAGGCGCAGCTGACCCGCCGGGTGCGCCTGAATATCCCCTTCGTGTCGGCCGCGATGGACACCGTGACCGAGACGAACATGGCGGTCGCCATGGCACGCGAGGGCGGCATCGGCGTGATCCACAAGAACATGAGCGTGGAGGCGCAGGCCGAGATGGTGCGCAAGGTCAAGCGCAGTGAAAGCGGCATGATCGTCGATCCGATCACCCTGCCGCCCCACGCCTCGGTGGCAGACGCCGACCGCCTGATGGGCGAGTACCGCATCAGCGGCGTGCCGATCACGGACCCGCAGGGCCGGCTGCTGGGCATCATCACCAACCGCGACATGCGCTTTATCGACGACATGAGCGTGCCCATCGAGGACGTCATGACGCGCGACGACCTGATCACCGTGCCGGTGGGCACCACGCTGGACGAGGCGCAGGAGATCTTCAAGATGCACCGCATCGAGAAGCTGCTGGTCACGGACGAGCAGAACATGCTGCGCGGCCTGATCACCATCAAGGACCTGACCAAGCGCGTGAAGTACCCGAACGCCGCCAAGGACGACCTCGGCCGGCTGCGCGTGGCCGCCGCCATCGGCGTGGGGGCAGACCTGATGGACCGGGCGGGCGCGCTGGTGCATTCCGGCGTGGACGTGCTGGTGCTCGACTCGGCGCACGGGCATTCGCAGGGCATCCTCCAGGCCCTGAGCCGCGTGAAGGAGCACTACGACGTGGACGTGATCGCCGGGAACGTCGCCACCCGCACGGGAGCGCGCGACCTGATCCTGGCCGGTGCGGACGCTGTGAAGGTCGGCATCGGCCCCGGGAGCATCTGCACCACGCGGGTCGTGACGGGCGTGGGCGTGCCGCAGATCACCGCGATCTTCGAGGCGAGCGCGGCCGCCATGGAGGCCGGCGTTCCCGTGATCGCGGACGGCGGGATCAAGCAGACCGGGGACGTGCCCAAGGCCATCGCGGCGGGAGCCAGCGTGGTCATGATGGGCAGCATGCTCGCCGGCACCGACGAGGCCCCCGGCGAGACCATCCTGCGCGACGGCCGCCGCTACAAGAGCTACCGCGGCATGGGGTCGCTGGGCGCGATGGACCAGGGCAGCGCCGACCGCTACTTCCAGGCGGGCAGCCGCAAGTTCGTCCCCGAGGGCATCGAGGGCATCGTGGCGTACAAGGGCACGGCGGGCGAGGTCATCTACCAGTTCGTCGGCGGCCTGAAAAGCTCCATGGGCTACTGCGGCGCCCCCGATCTGGCGACCCTGCGCGATACCGCCCAGTTCGTGCGGATCACCGGCGCCAGCCTGATCGAGAGCCACCCGCACGGCGTGACGATCACCAAGGAAGCCCCCAATTATGGGGGGCGCTGAGCGCACCGCACCTGCGGCCTGAAGACTGCGCAGCGTCGCCTAGTCTGACGGCGATGAAACTCACCCGCCCAATCCGTACCCCCCTCCTGACCATCAGCACCGCACTTGCCCTGACCGCGTCTGTCGCGCTGGCAGCCCAGGGCCTGCTGCTGGGCCGCATCCAGGCCATTCCCGTGGCCTACACGGACGCCGTTCGCAGCGACCCGGCCACTGGCGTCTCCTATTTCACCAGCGGCTCCACTCTCTTTGCCTACGACCTCGCGTCGTGGACACCGAAGTGGCGGGTCAAGCTGTCTGATGAATCGTACGGAGCGTTTGACAACAGCCGTGATGGCAAATTTGTCGCTGTCCGGGAAGGAAGTACCCTGGCGCTACTCAACCCGAAGGACGGTACACGTCTTCGTTCGTTCAACGTGTCCACGTCGTACGAGGGCGTGAGGTTCTCTCCAGACGGGAAGACGCTGATCGTGTTCGGAGACGGCGGCGTGAATGTGGTCGATCTGAAGACCGGCTCGATCCGGGAGATCGGCGACTGCACGCAGGCAGACGCGAATTCCCTGGAGTACAGCCGGGACGGCCGGCTCGTGCTGGCCGCGTCATGCATGAGCGGCGTCCAGGTCATCGACGTGGCATCCGGGAAGGTCGTGAAGGAGTTCGAGACGCAGAAGTACGTCACGAGCATCTCGAAGAGTGGCGATTCGGGCGCGTTTCTCGTGACGGGCACCGAGGGTGCCTTCTACCTGCTGCCAGGTTCGCTGGACTCGGTGAAGACATTCACCACCGACGCCGCCGACGACACGCTGTCGTCGGCGCTCAACGCTGACGGGAACCTGGCAGTCTTGAGTGATTACGGCTTCCTCTATCTGGTGGACTTCAAGAAGCAGACCTTGAAGGGACTGCAATACATGAAGGAGGTGTCGGGACAGACCTCCGACCTGTCGTTCTCGCGCGATGGTCAGACGATTCTCGTGGGCCACCACGACGGGATTTCCCGCTTCAGCATCCGCGATTTCAGGTAGGCCGATCGTCGTGGTCAGCAGACGTCTCGTGCAGGGGTGTGCGTCTCCCTCCTGCTGAACTCCGTCCCAGTTGACAGACTGTCATCAGGCTGCAGGAGTACGCTGCACCCATGACGCGCCGCTTCCCCAGTACCCGCGAACCCGTGAACGCCCTGACCCACTGGGCGGGCGTGCTCGCGGCGCTGGTGATCCTGGGTCCGCTGCTGTGGTGGGCTCACGCGCACGCCCTGGCGCAGTGGCCCTTTGTCGTGTTCGTGCTCAGCATGACGCTGCTGTACGCCGCCTCGGCCAGCTACCACTCGTTCTTTCCCAGCGAACGCGGTCTGCTGTGGCTGCGCAAACTCGACCACGCCGGGATCTTCCTGCTGATCGCCGGGAGTTACACGCCGGTCGCGTACTTCGGCCTGTCCGGAACGTGGCGGGACGCCGTGCTGTGGGTGATCTGGGGCATCGCGCTGACCGGCATCATCCTGAAACTGGTGACCATGAGACTGCCGCGCTGGATCAGCACGCTGCTGTACGTGGGCATGGGGTGGCTGGCGCTGGCCTTCCTGCCGCAACTCGCCCGCAACCTGCCGGCCGGCGCGATCTTCTGGCTGGCGGCGGGCGGCGTGCTGTACTCGCTGGGCGCCGTGGTGTACGGCACGAAACGCTGGAATCCGCGCCCCGGGGTGTTCGGCTTCCACGAGATCTGGCACCTGTTCGTGCTGGGCGGCACCGGCGCACACGTCGCCATGATGTTCAACCTGCGCTGAGGGCAACGGAGCGGGGCGGAAGACGCATTGATCCTCCGCCCCGCTCCGCGCGCCCTGGCTACGCGCCGACGAAGCCCAGCACCCAGTCCTGCACGGTGCCGATCAGGCCGCTGATCTGCCGGCCGAACAGGTAGATGAACGCCATCACGATCAGGAACGAGTACGGCTGCATCTCGAACTGCGTCAGGCTGCGGCCCAGCGACGGCACCAGCGCGCCCAGGATGCGGCTGCCGTCCAGCAGCGGGATGGGAATCAGGTTGAATACGGCGAGCACCACGTTGATGCTCAGCACCGTGAGAAGCACAGTCACCACGAAGGAACTGTGAGACCCGAATTTCAGCAGCAGCGCGCACACCAGCGCGATCAGCAGGTTGCTCAGCGGCCCGGCGGCCGACACCCACAGCGTGCCCCAGCGGCCCAGGTTGTTCGGGTTGATCGGCACGGGCTTGGCGAACCCGAAGCCCACCAGCAGCATCAGCAGCGTGCCGAAGGGGTCGAGGTGCTTGAGGGGATTGAGCGTCACGCGGCCGTAGCGCCGGGGCGTCGGGTCTCCCAGCCGGTCGGCCGTCCAGGCGTGCGCGAATTCGTGAAAGGCGAGCGACAGCACGAGCGCCGCCGCGATGATCACGAACGCCAGGGGGTTCGAGGTCAGCAGTGAGATCAGGCCCATAGTCCAGGCATTCTACGGGCCGTCCCGCGGTCATTTGCCTGTCAGGTATGAGTGCAGCGCCCGGCGCTCGTCGTCCGCACTGCGCAGCGTCCCGGCCCGGCGCAGCGCGGCCAGGTGGGCCAGCGCGGCCCCGACGGCCGGGCCGGGGGCCACGCCCAGCGAGACGACATCCCTGCCAGTCAGCGGCGTGTACGCGTCCGGGCGCAGCAGGGCGCGCAGCTGGCGTTCCGGCGTGCCTTCAGGGAAATGGGTGTCGGATACGGCGCGGGCGAGCAGCGCGGCCGGGCGGTCGCCGAGGTCGAGGCGCGCGGCCAGTGCGTCCGGATCGGGCGCGGCGTGCAGCAGGGCGGCGGCGTAGGTCTGCGGCGTGACCGTGTGGCTGTGCTCGCGCTGGTCGTCGAGGGCGTCCAGCACCGAGGTGTCGGGCAGCAGCGTGCCGGCGCCCCACGTCCGCAGGATGCGTGCCGCCGCGCCGGGCCGGGGTTCGGCCAGCAGGAGCTTCAGCTCGGCCCACAGCCGGGGCGTGCGGTCGGCCATCTCCAGCGCGTCCGGCACCTGGGCGAGCAGGTCCGGGTGGGCACTCAGGCCCAGCCGCGCCGCCAGCCGCGCGCCGCGCACGAGCCGGCTGGCGTCCTCGCGCAGCGACTGTGCGTGCAGCGGGCGCAGCGTGCGGGCGTGCAGGTCGTCCACGCCGCCCACCACGTCCAGCAGGGCCGCCGGGCCGGTGGGGGAGAGCCGCAGGGCCAGGGCGTTCACGCTGAAGTCGCGCCGGCGCAGGTCGTCCTCCAGCGTGCCGGGGGCCGGCACGGGGTTGCGGCCCGGCACCGGGTACGACTCGCGGCGGGCGCGTACCAGATCGGCGGCCCGCCCGTCCGGCAGGGTCACGGTGGCGTTCTGGAACGCAGGGTGGAAGGTCATCGGCAGGCCCGTCGCGCGGGCGAGGGCTTCCACATCGGCGCC from Deinococcus metalli includes:
- the trhA gene encoding PAQR family membrane homeostasis protein TrhA; the encoded protein is MTRRFPSTREPVNALTHWAGVLAALVILGPLLWWAHAHALAQWPFVVFVLSMTLLYAASASYHSFFPSERGLLWLRKLDHAGIFLLIAGSYTPVAYFGLSGTWRDAVLWVIWGIALTGIILKLVTMRLPRWISTLLYVGMGWLALAFLPQLARNLPAGAIFWLAAGGVLYSLGAVVYGTKRWNPRPGVFGFHEIWHLFVLGGTGAHVAMMFNLR
- a CDS encoding site-2 protease family protein, whose translation is MGLISLLTSNPLAFVIIAAALVLSLAFHEFAHAWTADRLGDPTPRRYGRVTLNPLKHLDPFGTLLMLLVGFGFAKPVPINPNNLGRWGTLWVSAAGPLSNLLIALVCALLLKFGSHSSFVVTVLLTVLSINVVLAVFNLIPIPLLDGSRILGALVPSLGRSLTQFEMQPYSFLIVMAFIYLFGRQISGLIGTVQDWVLGFVGA
- a CDS encoding WD40 repeat domain-containing protein, yielding MKLTRPIRTPLLTISTALALTASVALAAQGLLLGRIQAIPVAYTDAVRSDPATGVSYFTSGSTLFAYDLASWTPKWRVKLSDESYGAFDNSRDGKFVAVREGSTLALLNPKDGTRLRSFNVSTSYEGVRFSPDGKTLIVFGDGGVNVVDLKTGSIREIGDCTQADANSLEYSRDGRLVLAASCMSGVQVIDVASGKVVKEFETQKYVTSISKSGDSGAFLVTGTEGAFYLLPGSLDSVKTFTTDAADDTLSSALNADGNLAVLSDYGFLYLVDFKKQTLKGLQYMKEVSGQTSDLSFSRDGQTILVGHHDGISRFSIRDFR
- the guaB gene encoding IMP dehydrogenase, which codes for MSAPATPAPTQRPAEDRYAYKFGQEGITFDDVLLQPRHSQVLPHQVSVEAQLTRRVRLNIPFVSAAMDTVTETNMAVAMAREGGIGVIHKNMSVEAQAEMVRKVKRSESGMIVDPITLPPHASVADADRLMGEYRISGVPITDPQGRLLGIITNRDMRFIDDMSVPIEDVMTRDDLITVPVGTTLDEAQEIFKMHRIEKLLVTDEQNMLRGLITIKDLTKRVKYPNAAKDDLGRLRVAAAIGVGADLMDRAGALVHSGVDVLVLDSAHGHSQGILQALSRVKEHYDVDVIAGNVATRTGARDLILAGADAVKVGIGPGSICTTRVVTGVGVPQITAIFEASAAAMEAGVPVIADGGIKQTGDVPKAIAAGASVVMMGSMLAGTDEAPGETILRDGRRYKSYRGMGSLGAMDQGSADRYFQAGSRKFVPEGIEGIVAYKGTAGEVIYQFVGGLKSSMGYCGAPDLATLRDTAQFVRITGASLIESHPHGVTITKEAPNYGGR
- a CDS encoding CCA tRNA nucleotidyltransferase encodes the protein MTSPAGRVWAQLGPDDRSWLTAVATLAGPGADVALVGGAVRDALLGGRPLDLDVAVYGADVEALARATGLPMTFHPAFQNATVTLPDGRAADLVRARRESYPVPGRNPVPAPGTLEDDLRRRDFSVNALALRLSPTGPAALLDVVGGVDDLHARTLRPLHAQSLREDASRLVRGARLAARLGLSAHPDLLAQVPDALEMADRTPRLWAELKLLLAEPRPGAAARILRTWGAGTLLPDTSVLDALDDQREHSHTVTPQTYAAALLHAAPDPDALAARLDLGDRPAALLARAVSDTHFPEGTPERQLRALLRPDAYTPLTGRDVVSLGVAPGPAVGAALAHLAALRRAGTLRSADDERRALHSYLTGK